TTTCGGCGCACAGCCCGCGCACACCCCTGAAGGAGACAACATTTTATGTATCCCGCAGACATCAAATACACCCCCTCCCACGAATGGGCCAGGATCGAAGGCGACACCGCCACCGTGGGCATCACCTCCTTCGCCCAGGAGCAGCTGGGCGACATCACCTTCGTGGACCTGCCCGCCGTGGGCGCGCAGGTCACCCAGGGCTCGGAGTTCGGCTCCATCGAGTCGGTGAAGGCCGCCAGCGAGCTGTACTCCCCGGTCACGGGCGAGGTGGTGGAGGTCAACGAGGCCCTGGAGGGCGCTCCCGAACTGGTCAACCAGGACCCCTTCGCGGGCGGCTGGATGATCAAGGTGAAGCTCTCGGCCGAGCCCCAGGGCCTGCTGGACGCCGCCGCCTACGAACAGACCGCCGTCTCCTGCCACTAGAAGGAACGCCCATGCCCTACGTCCCCCACACCCCGGAGGACGCAAGGGCCATGCTGGAGACCGTCGGCGTCTCTTCCGTGGAAGAGCTCTTCGCCGAGATCCCCCTGGCCCTGCGCCCCAAGAGTTTCGACCTGCCCCCGGGCCTCTCCGAGTCGGACACGCGCGCCAAGCTCGAAGACATGGCCTCGCGCAACAACACCGCCCTGGTGAGCTTCCTGGGCGCCGGATTCTACGACCACTACGTGCCCTCGGCCGTGGACGCCCTCACCGGACGCGGCGAGTTCTACACGGCCTACACGCCCTACCAGCCCGAGGCCAGCCAGGGCACGCTCCAGGCCATCTTCGAGTACCAGACGGCCGTGAGCCGCCTGCTGGGCATGGACTGCGCCAACGCCTCGGTCTACGACGGCGGCACGGCCCTCTGCGAGGCCGTGATGATGGCCGTGCGCCAGACCAAGCGCACCAAGGTGCTCATCAGCGAGACGGTGAACCCCATCTACCGCATCCTGGTGGACACCTTCACGCGCAACCTGCACCTGTCGCTGGTCACCGTGCCCCACCGCGAGGGCGCCACCGACTTCGCCGCCATGCAGGCCGCCCTGGACAAGGAAACCGCCTGCGTGGTGGTGCAGAATCCCAACTTCTTCGGCCGCGTGCAGGACGCCTCCGCCCTGTTCTCCGCCGCCAAGGCCGTCGGCGCGGTGTCCGTGCTGAGCGCCTATCCCGTGCTGGCCAGCGTGCTCAAGACGCCCGGGGCCATGGGCGCGGACGTGGCCGTGGCCGAGGGCCAGAGCCTGGGCCTGCCCCTCTCCTTCGGCGGCCCCTACCTCGGCGTGATGACCTGCACCAAGGCCCTGGTGCGCCAGATGCCCGGACGCATCGTGGGCCGCACGGAGGACTCCAAGGGCCGCACCGGCTACGTGCTCACGCTCCAGGCGCGCGAGCAGCACATCCGCCGCCAGAAGGCCACCTCCAACATCTGCTCCAACCAGGCCCTGTGCGCCCTGCGCAGCCTGGCCCACCTGTGCCTGCTGGGCGAGGAAGGCCTCAAGCGCACGGCGCTTCTCTCCATGGAGAACGCCCGCTACGCCGCCGGGAAACTCACGGCCATCAAGGGCGTGAGCCTGCTGGGCCAGGGCCCCATCGGCAACGAGTTCGCCGTCACGCTGCCCCGCGCCGCCCAGGACGTGTGCCTGGCCCTCATCGGGCGCGGCCTCGTGCCGGGCTTCCCCTTGGGCCGCTACTACCAGGGCCTGGAAAACGCCCTGTTGGTGTGCTGCACCGAGAAGACCTCCAAACGCGACATCGACATACTGGCCGCCTGGCTGGAGGACGAACTATGAGCACCGTGTTCCAGCAGTCGCGCCCCGGCCGCGAGGGCGTGTGGCCCAAGACCCCCTCGGGACAGGCCTCGGACCTCCTGCCCCCGGACCTCCTGCGCGACGGCCCCTCCGGCCTGCCCTCCCTCTCGGAGCTGGACGTGGTGCGCCACTTCACCACGCTCTCGCGCAAGAACTTCGGGGTGGACGGCAACTTCTATCCGCTGGGGTCGTGCACCATGAAGTACAACCCCAAGTTCTGCGAAAACGTGGCCGCCCTGCCCGGCTTCGCCCGGCTCCACCCCATGCTGCCCCAGCTGCCGCGCGGCGACGAGCTGACCCAGGGCGCGCTGGAGGTGTTGTACGAGACCGAGCGCTGGCTCTGCGAGATCACCGGCATGGACGAGTTCACCCTGCATCCCATGGCCGGGGCGCACGGCGAGCTGACCGGCGTGCTGATCATGGCCGCCTACCACGCCGACAAGGGCAACAAGAAGACCAAGATCATCTGCCCGGATTCGGCCCACGGCACCAACCCGGCCTCGGCGGCCATCGCCGGGTACGAGGTGGTCAGCGTGGCCTCCAAGGACGGCATCGTGGACCCCGAGGCCCTGGCCGCCGTGCTGGACGACCAGGTGGCGGGCATGATGATGACCTGCCCCAACACCCTGGGCCTGTTCGAGCAGAACCTGCCGCGCATCGTGGAGCTGCTGCGCTCCGTGGACGCCCTGCTCTACTACGACGGCGCGAACCTCAACGCCGTGATGGGCAAGATGCGCATGGGCGACGCCGGGTTCGACATCGTGCACGTGAACCTGCACAAGACCTTCGCCACGCCCCACGGCGGCGGCGGTCCCGGCGCAGGCCCGGTGGGCGTGTGCGCCCGCTTGGCGGACTACATGCCCATCTCGCGCGTGGTGAAGGACGCCTCCTGCCGCTTCCACCTGCGCTACGACTACCCCAAGTCCATCGGCTACGTGGCCCCGTTCTACGGCAACTTCGGGGTGGTGCTCAAAGCCTACGCGTACATGGTGCGCC
This sequence is a window from Fundidesulfovibrio magnetotacticus. Protein-coding genes within it:
- the gcvH gene encoding glycine cleavage system protein GcvH, yielding MYPADIKYTPSHEWARIEGDTATVGITSFAQEQLGDITFVDLPAVGAQVTQGSEFGSIESVKAASELYSPVTGEVVEVNEALEGAPELVNQDPFAGGWMIKVKLSAEPQGLLDAAAYEQTAVSCH
- the gcvPA gene encoding aminomethyl-transferring glycine dehydrogenase subunit GcvPA — protein: MPYVPHTPEDARAMLETVGVSSVEELFAEIPLALRPKSFDLPPGLSESDTRAKLEDMASRNNTALVSFLGAGFYDHYVPSAVDALTGRGEFYTAYTPYQPEASQGTLQAIFEYQTAVSRLLGMDCANASVYDGGTALCEAVMMAVRQTKRTKVLISETVNPIYRILVDTFTRNLHLSLVTVPHREGATDFAAMQAALDKETACVVVQNPNFFGRVQDASALFSAAKAVGAVSVLSAYPVLASVLKTPGAMGADVAVAEGQSLGLPLSFGGPYLGVMTCTKALVRQMPGRIVGRTEDSKGRTGYVLTLQAREQHIRRQKATSNICSNQALCALRSLAHLCLLGEEGLKRTALLSMENARYAAGKLTAIKGVSLLGQGPIGNEFAVTLPRAAQDVCLALIGRGLVPGFPLGRYYQGLENALLVCCTEKTSKRDIDILAAWLEDEL
- the gcvPB gene encoding aminomethyl-transferring glycine dehydrogenase subunit GcvPB — its product is MSTVFQQSRPGREGVWPKTPSGQASDLLPPDLLRDGPSGLPSLSELDVVRHFTTLSRKNFGVDGNFYPLGSCTMKYNPKFCENVAALPGFARLHPMLPQLPRGDELTQGALEVLYETERWLCEITGMDEFTLHPMAGAHGELTGVLIMAAYHADKGNKKTKIICPDSAHGTNPASAAIAGYEVVSVASKDGIVDPEALAAVLDDQVAGMMMTCPNTLGLFEQNLPRIVELLRSVDALLYYDGANLNAVMGKMRMGDAGFDIVHVNLHKTFATPHGGGGPGAGPVGVCARLADYMPISRVVKDASCRFHLRYDYPKSIGYVAPFYGNFGVVLKAYAYMVRLGREGLIKVSENAVLAANYLRKRLDDVLEVPYDRICMHEFVASAAKQSEKGVRALDIAKALLDKGYHAPTVYFPLIVKECLMFEPTETESKETLDTFADDLRAILAQAETDPAALLAAPVTLPVTRLDETAAARGMHITEDM